One Nicotiana tomentosiformis chromosome 1, ASM39032v3, whole genome shotgun sequence genomic window, caacgtattaaactttttgaaatattattttgctaaattatttattttctaatatttttgtaagatttttgtactcatggtgatggagccgtgagctctttattgtggaaaaatattattgatgatttatgttggcatgagccgtgagctctttattgtggaaaaatattgttgttgatttactttcgcaaattgaaatatttgggcacttgaggtgcaaattgtgatatgttgtgatattgatacgcatgcggtggtataaggtctgggtattgaaacgcatgcggtgagataagggtggcttgatacgcgtggctagtaggggaactactagaagtcatgcggtgtgataaggatggctaaaacgcgggatgctatttcgggaaaaatgttttctttataATGAATTGTGAacgctcccgcggtgagataagtaaatgagatattgtgaatttatttatgatttgggactacgaggcggtacctcggtagtgcccttgttgatattgatttatggccatagttgccttcgattaattgttgtgatttccataaagttgaaaggaattctgttttgatccacgagatattatttgcaattatttggtgtcattaaatgtgacatactatttgattcatttgcatagtcattttatcttattaaattgtttaaacatttttccatgtcaatatttattctccagtagggcctaacctgacctcgtcactactctactgaggttaggtttggcacttactgggtaccgctgtggtgtactcatactacgcttctgcacatctttttgtgcagatccaggtacatcttacaagtctagacgtcagtgagttacctgcgcacggagactttgaggtatatctgtcaACGTCCGCAGACTCCGTAGTCCTCTTCTattattttatgttgcttccttatttttctttagaccttgatacatagaaacattgagaataaattttttagaagcttgtgacttatttctaccgggttttgggagtggtaattatttgaattgtagtttatttatttcagatatttatgattattccgcattgttaggcttacctagtctctaagactaggtatcatcacgacctcctacggaggaaatttggggtcgtgacacttacacAATGATCATTTTATGATTATAGTATCAAGTGATTGAGAGGTAAATTCTTTACCTATGCCACATAAAAGTAACAGCACAAACACCTCAGCAACCAGTAGGATTATATAACAAATAAATGACAGGCACAAAAACCTCAATAAACAATTAAGGAACCAGAAGGAACGCAAAATAGGTTGCTAACAAAAATATTGACAGTTCCTGGTCAAGGTGAATGCAACTCTCGTCAACTCTTATACCCTTACAGTGACATAATGCCAACCAAGCAATAAATGAATGTTAAAATATAAGACACGAGCATAACCTAAAAtcatatttgtattttttattttttccatcATTAATAGGTCCATCTGGTGTTGTCGCAGCAAGATCATAAAATTTCATATTACCTTCTGGACGATTAACGTTCTCTTTTCACAAGTATTTGTAAATGTTCAAAAATCGAATCAGAGCAGTGTGACATGGACATGGACAATTTGTCAGTGTCAGTTCAAACCTTTGTTGAAGGTGTGCTTTCAACGCGAATTTGAGATTTCCATGAACATATGGCTTTCGTCAGTTTCAGACAATCACAGTTGTCTCAAATGATGCAAAAGATTTTCTTTACAAGAGGCTCATCAGTTCCAAACACTCCTAGCCGTCTCAAATgatgccaaaaaaaaaaattcaacatATTGATGGCAACAATTTCAAGTTTAATTGCTCTCTTAGATATATTAGGAAGTAAAGGACATCGAAAAAATAGGAAGGAAAAGATATGTTTAAGTACAACTCAAGCGTACCTTCGGTTATTTTGCCTCCAACAAGATGAATAATGCTAATAACCAGAAAAGTAAGATCAATAGCATCTGATTTGTTTTCTTTCGAAAGTAGAAACATTCTCCTTTAATATATCTACAGGTAGAAGAGATGTGAGATTATATGCATTTTCATCAGCTGCCACTATTTATCCATCATGAAAAAGTCAATATTGGTAATACACAATCAGATAAAACAATATTCAACCTATGGTTACAAAAAGATTAATATAATAACACTAAATGAACTACCTGATATGTATAATAGCATTTCCTATCGTCAATTTGAACACTACTAATACATTCCTTGCAACTGTAGTGTATTATTGCAGATAATCAGTTGATATAAGAAGCAAATATCCAAATGCACCCAACTACAATAAAATGATTCAGGCATATCATCAAACACATAtgataaattattaataattacaCTTAAAAGAACATCAAAGAAAAGAGGCATATGATCAATCGGAGATCGAGACAAACCTTGTGTGGGTTGAGTTTGGccaaaaaaatcagaaatttgaTACTTCAGTATTTCTCTAAGCCGGATTAATTTCACAATAATTAGTTTGTACAAaggagaaaattaaaaaaataaaataaagatataGTAACCAAAATCATACACTGCAGAATCTATTTCTAGACATGCATGTGCATATCAGATAAAATTAGTGAAATGCATATAAACATAGCcaaaaaatatcaacaaacaagTACAATAAGCAAAAATTAATTGGACAAAACCTTACCAGAACTGCGAGGCGAGACAATAGCAAATTAGAACCAAAAAAGAGAATCTTTGAAAAGAAATCCACAAAATGGATTAACTTTGAAGGAAATCCAGTGAAGACTACaaagttgtagaaatttaaaatgGCAGAGAAAGTACAGGGGAGTGAGAAAACGACAGCAAAATTGTGTGACTGAGATAGACTTCTGAAAATGAAAAACAGACTTCTGGGGTACCACTTTGTATTGATCCATATAAGTAGAATACacgtgtttatatatatatatatatatatataaaaaaaaattaaaaagagaggaagaaaataaaactGCCGTACAATATTTTGGagaaatttcagaatttttaatttttttaaaattaaacctTTTAATCcacaatattatttaaaaatcTTTTACCTTCCATTTGTCTTAAATTATCTCTGCAAACCACGATTGACACTCACGATTGAAATCCACTATACTCGGTAACAACCGCTCAAAACTACATGTTTATATTTCTTTCACTGATACACGTATTTCAATTCTAATTTTTCTACTGCTATCAAGATTTAAAGAAAACATACGGCTTATGCAAAAAATGGCTACTCACATTGATTTCATCAAGGATGTAACAATTTCGAAGATGCAATGCAAGTTGAAAGTTCGGGTTGTCCGTCTGCGGGAAGTACCAAATCGTTTTAATTCAGACACTACATTCTCGATTGAATTGGTTCTACAAGATGAAAAGGTATTAAAAATAAGTTATTTTCTTACTCATTCGTTTTGCTCTGTTTCTTAAGTTGCAAATTTAAATTTGATGCTTTATGTGTTTGAGTTAGTAATTAGTGATATGACATAATTACTGGTCATCCTATATGTGGTCATTACAGAGACCAACTCTACTCTCTGTAATTCAATCGAGAACTACAGAGAGTTTTAAGGTTATACAATAACTGGAAGGCATTTAATAATCCAATTTCTCCAGATATGTTTTGAAAAGATATTCAATGTAAATTGAAAGTATATCACATGGTAATAATATGTTTTACCTTTTCTGTTTTTTAATGTTATGAAGTTGGAAATCGAGTTTCTCCATATTGTGCATTACATGTTCtactttttttgtttttaatGTGATGAAGTTGAAAATCTGGAGTTTTTGCTCTGTTTTTTTGACTATTTAATTCTCTACTGTTGAAAAGTAATTTTACTACAATTTAGTATTAGTATAATTTCAAGTATTCAAGTATAGTAATATAAATTTGAAAAGTTAAATCTGGAATTATTGTATTACTAAGTCCTTCAAAAACCTTCTGTTATTTAATAAATTTGAAAAGTTAATCTGGAATTATTGTATTACTAAGTCCTTCAAACACTTTATGTTATTTAATGTAATTTCTTTGTAGGGCGATCAGATACATGCTTCTATTGGCAAGTCAGTTTTGCATCTTTTCAAAACCCAAATTAATGAGCTAGGATTATATCATATGGCGAACTTTATCGTTTATCATAATAAGGAGAAGTTCAACACCACAAAACATAGGTTGAGGCTGACGTTTACTCAACGGACAACCGTGGCTGAAATAACTGATCCACTTTTTCCAATGAATATCTTTGATTTGCGACCATATGATCAATTGATAAATAAGATTGATGTGAACAAGACTGAATTATTCGGTAAAAATAACTTTTACCTTAAATTTCTAATTATGAACTTTTCTATTATTTATTTTAACGAATACTTTTTCTTTAGATGTGATCGGAGAAATCGTCGGTTTTAGTGAAGTACACATGCACAAACAAGGTAAAATTTCTAGGAAGTTTATGGATATTGAACTACAAGATAATGAGTAAGAATAAACATTCATCTACTAATTAATGATGGGTTTGATAATTACATAtgctaaaattatatttttatttctatgTGGCAGGAGGAAGAAGTTGTCTGCTACATTCTGGGGCAAGTTTATTGATGAAATTATACCTCACATGCTAAGTTCTAACAACCAGCCTATTATTGTTGTGATGCAGCTCATAAAAGCCTATAAATTTTAAGGTAGAATACAATTATTCAATTTGACATTACTGTGTGAAAGTTATTCATTATGTCTTACACGTACGTTGTTTTGTAGATTCAAATTCTGTGCGCAATACTTGGAATGCATCAAAGCTGTGGATTAATCCAAATTTTCCTCAATCTGATGAGTTTAAAACACGGTTCAATATAtacatttatatataaaaaaaaaattcactgcATCTAGACTCAAATAAATTTTTCCAACTATACATCTAACTGTTTTAGTCATTCATAAATACAGATTACTTTCTGTTCGGGATAATTACTCTGAGAGGCTGACTCAAACCATTTCTCAACAAAGTTACTCTGTCGCGGATGAATTAGAGAAAGGCATTGTTCAAGTTAAAACAATTGGCCAATTAGTGGAGTCCATGCAAGTGAGTGAACTATCTTGTGTAGTATTAATTTAACCGGTTTTTCATGTTAATAGTTGGAAAAATACACATCTTTGTTTCTCTTATTTTATGGTTTGAAAAAGTGGTTGAGCATTTAG contains:
- the LOC104110578 gene encoding uncharacterized protein isoform X2, whose translation is MQKMATHIDFIKDVTISKMQCKLKVRVVRLREVPNRFNSDTTFSIELVLQDEKIHASIGKSVLHLFKTQINELGLYHMANFIVYHNKEKFNTTKHRLRLTFTQRTTVAEITDPLFPMNIFDLRPYDQLINKIDVNKTELFDVIGEIVGFSEVHMHKQGKISRKFMDIELQDNERKKLSATFWGKFIDEIIPHMLSSNNQPIIVVMQLIKAYKF
- the LOC104110578 gene encoding uncharacterized protein isoform X1; the protein is MQKMATHIDFIKDVTISKMQCKLKVRVVRLREVPNRFNSDTTFSIELVLQDEKGDQIHASIGKSVLHLFKTQINELGLYHMANFIVYHNKEKFNTTKHRLRLTFTQRTTVAEITDPLFPMNIFDLRPYDQLINKIDVNKTELFDVIGEIVGFSEVHMHKQGKISRKFMDIELQDNERKKLSATFWGKFIDEIIPHMLSSNNQPIIVVMQLIKAYKF